The following coding sequences are from one Megamonas funiformis window:
- the glyA gene encoding serine hydroxymethyltransferase produces MDLLTNLKTVDPEIQKAIDQELSRQREKLEMIASENIVSTAVMQAQGSILTNKYAEGYPGKRYYGGCEYVDIVEQLAIDRAKKLFGAEYANVQPHSGAQANTAVYFALLQPGDTILGMNLTDGGHLTHGSPVNISGKYFKIIPYGVDKETERIDYDELERLAKEHQPKLIVGGASAYSRVIDFERMAQIAKSVGAYFMVDMAHIAGLVAAGLHPSPVPYADVVTTTTHKTLRGPRGGLILCRDAEFGKQFNKAIFPGIQGGPLMHVVAAKAVAFKEALSDEFKVYQQQVLDNAKALADELVKKGFRIVSGGTDNHLMLVDLRSKNITGKEAQFLLDEIGITANRNTIPFEPLSPFVTSGIRLGTPALTTRGLKEEDIREVADIIADVIENREDSAVIEAAKAKVQAICKKFPLYEA; encoded by the coding sequence ATGGATTTATTAACAAATTTAAAAACAGTTGACCCAGAAATACAAAAAGCAATAGACCAAGAACTTTCTCGTCAACGTGAAAAATTAGAAATGATTGCTTCAGAAAATATCGTTAGCACAGCCGTTATGCAAGCTCAAGGAAGTATACTTACAAATAAATATGCAGAAGGTTATCCAGGCAAACGCTATTATGGTGGTTGTGAATATGTTGATATTGTAGAGCAATTAGCTATAGATCGTGCTAAAAAATTATTTGGTGCAGAATATGCAAATGTACAACCACATTCTGGAGCACAAGCAAATACAGCAGTATATTTTGCTTTGCTACAGCCAGGAGATACTATTTTAGGTATGAACCTTACAGATGGTGGTCATTTAACACATGGTAGCCCTGTAAATATTTCTGGTAAATATTTTAAAATTATTCCTTATGGTGTGGATAAAGAAACTGAACGCATCGATTATGATGAATTAGAAAGATTAGCAAAAGAACATCAACCAAAATTAATCGTTGGTGGAGCTAGTGCTTATTCTAGAGTTATCGATTTTGAACGCATGGCACAGATTGCAAAATCTGTAGGTGCATATTTCATGGTAGATATGGCACATATTGCAGGTTTAGTAGCAGCAGGACTTCATCCAAGCCCAGTGCCATATGCAGATGTAGTAACAACAACTACACATAAAACACTTAGAGGACCTCGTGGTGGTTTAATCCTCTGTCGTGATGCAGAATTTGGTAAACAATTCAATAAAGCTATTTTCCCTGGTATTCAAGGTGGCCCATTGATGCACGTAGTGGCAGCAAAAGCAGTAGCATTTAAAGAAGCGCTAAGTGATGAATTTAAAGTTTATCAGCAACAAGTTTTAGATAATGCAAAAGCCCTAGCAGATGAACTTGTGAAAAAAGGATTTAGAATTGTATCAGGTGGTACAGATAATCATTTAATGCTGGTAGATTTGCGCTCTAAAAATATCACAGGAAAAGAAGCTCAATTCTTATTAGATGAAATAGGTATTACAGCAAATAGAAACACAATTCCATTTGAACCACTAAGCCCATTTGTAACAAGTGGTATTCGCCTAGGAACACCAGCACTTACAACTAGAGGATTAAAAGAAGAAGATATCCGTGAGGTAGCAGATATCATTGCTGATGTTATCGAAAACCGTGAAGATAGCGCTGTTATTGAAGCAGCAAAAGCAAAAGTTCAAGCTATTTGTAAGAAATTCCCATTATATGAAGCTTAA
- the gcvT gene encoding glycine cleavage system aminomethyltransferase GcvT: protein MDLLKTPLYEEHLKCHGKMVEFAGYSLPVQYATGVIKEHLAVRTACGLFDVSHMGEIICEGEDALANINMLLSNDYTDLDINHARYSPMCNEQGGVVDDLIVYKQHEHKYFIVVNAANKDKDFAWMKAHAFGDVKFSDVSAEYAQLALQGPKSEHILAQVTDEKNIPQKYYTCIFDAKIDDIDCIISRTGYTGEDGFEIYVASKYAPAIWNLLLENGKEDGLIPCGLGARDTLRLEAAMPLYGHEMNDEISPKEAGLGIFVKMDKPDFIGKSALEQKGAPTRRRVGLKVTGKGIIREAQDVYIDGEKIGITTSGTHCPYLKQAVALAIVDVAHKDVGTKVQVDVRGRMVEAEIVKLPFYKRSK, encoded by the coding sequence ATGGATTTATTAAAAACACCATTATATGAAGAACATCTTAAATGTCATGGTAAAATGGTGGAATTTGCAGGGTACAGTTTGCCTGTTCAATATGCTACAGGAGTAATTAAAGAACATTTAGCAGTGCGTACAGCTTGTGGCTTATTTGATGTATCACATATGGGCGAAATAATTTGTGAAGGTGAAGATGCTCTAGCAAATATAAATATGTTATTATCCAATGATTATACAGATTTAGATATTAATCATGCTCGCTATAGCCCAATGTGCAACGAACAAGGTGGCGTAGTTGATGATTTAATCGTATATAAACAGCATGAACATAAGTATTTTATTGTAGTCAATGCTGCTAATAAAGATAAAGATTTTGCATGGATGAAAGCACATGCTTTTGGTGATGTAAAATTTAGTGATGTTTCAGCAGAATATGCTCAGTTAGCATTACAAGGTCCAAAAAGTGAACATATTTTAGCTCAAGTTACTGATGAAAAAAATATTCCACAAAAATATTACACTTGTATTTTTGATGCTAAGATTGATGATATTGATTGCATTATTTCTCGCACAGGATATACAGGCGAAGATGGTTTTGAAATCTATGTAGCTAGTAAATATGCTCCAGCTATTTGGAATTTATTATTAGAAAATGGCAAAGAAGATGGCTTAATTCCTTGTGGTTTAGGTGCAAGAGATACTTTGCGCTTAGAAGCTGCAATGCCACTTTATGGTCATGAAATGAATGATGAAATTTCTCCAAAAGAAGCAGGCTTAGGCATTTTTGTAAAAATGGATAAACCAGATTTTATCGGTAAGAGTGCATTAGAACAAAAAGGTGCACCAACTAGACGTCGTGTAGGCTTAAAAGTTACAGGAAAAGGAATTATTAGAGAAGCACAAGATGTTTATATTGATGGAGAAAAAATCGGTATTACTACATCAGGTACACATTGTCCATATTTAAAACAGGCAGTGGCTTTAGCTATTGTAGATGTAGCACATAAAGATGTAGGTACAAAAGTACAAGTTGATGTACGTGGTCGTATGGTTGAAGCGGAAATCGTTAAATTACCATTTTATAAAAGAAGTAAATAA
- the gcvH gene encoding glycine cleavage system protein GcvH, producing the protein MNFPEELLYVKSHEWVQKQEDGTYLIGITDYAQDALGDLVFVNLPEEGDEVVKGETFADVESVKAVSDVFSPVSATIEAVNEELADDPALINSDPYGAWFIKVSNLTDHEDLLSAKEYEEYVQTLD; encoded by the coding sequence ATGAACTTTCCAGAAGAATTATTATATGTAAAATCTCATGAATGGGTACAAAAACAAGAAGATGGAACTTATTTAATCGGTATTACAGATTATGCTCAAGATGCACTCGGTGATTTAGTTTTTGTTAATTTACCAGAAGAAGGCGATGAAGTAGTTAAAGGTGAAACTTTTGCTGATGTAGAGTCTGTAAAAGCTGTATCTGATGTATTTTCTCCTGTTAGTGCTACTATTGAAGCTGTTAATGAAGAATTAGCTGATGACCCAGCACTTATTAATAGTGATCCTTATGGTGCATGGTTTATTAAAGTTAGCAATTTAACTGACCATGAAGATTTATTAAGTGCCAAAGAATATGAAGAATATGTACAAACTCTCGATTAA
- the gcvPA gene encoding aminomethyl-transferring glycine dehydrogenase subunit GcvPA, whose translation MGTYVVNSKKEQQELLTRCGLNSFVDLYKDIPEEVLLKDGLNLPKGLAELDVKRKFEDLADKNKVYKYIFRGAGAYNHYIPSVVKAIASKEEFVTAYTPYQAEISQGILQAIFEFQTMICELTGMQIANASVYDGATAVAEATAMCYERKKANTVYVSATTNPQVIEVIKTYSFGHDIKVELVPEKNGVTDIEALKTMIDNEASCFYVQQPNYLGNIEDLVALGKVVHKVKAKYIVGANPIALAVLQTPAQAGADIVVGEAQPLGLPLGFGGPYLGFMATTDKMMRKLPGRLVGQTVDVDGKRAFVLTLQAREQHIRREKASSNICSNQQWCALVASIYLATMGAKGLVEVAEQSVAKAHYLAEELSKAGLTLKYQQPYFHEFVTVSAKNTQDIMDKLAQNNILGGLPLNEREILWCATEMNTKEEIDKLVELVKAV comes from the coding sequence ATGGGAACATATGTAGTCAATAGTAAAAAAGAACAGCAGGAATTATTAACTAGATGTGGTCTTAATTCTTTCGTGGATTTATATAAAGATATTCCCGAAGAAGTGTTATTGAAAGATGGCTTGAATTTACCAAAAGGCTTAGCTGAACTTGATGTTAAAAGAAAATTTGAAGATTTAGCTGATAAAAATAAAGTTTATAAATATATATTCCGTGGAGCTGGTGCGTATAATCATTACATTCCATCAGTGGTAAAAGCTATTGCAAGTAAAGAAGAATTTGTAACAGCATATACACCATATCAGGCGGAAATAAGTCAGGGAATATTACAAGCTATATTTGAATTTCAGACTATGATTTGCGAATTGACTGGTATGCAAATAGCAAATGCTTCTGTTTATGATGGAGCAACGGCAGTAGCAGAAGCAACAGCTATGTGTTATGAACGCAAAAAAGCTAATACTGTTTATGTATCAGCAACTACTAATCCACAAGTGATAGAAGTTATTAAAACGTATAGTTTTGGTCATGATATAAAAGTTGAATTAGTGCCGGAAAAAAATGGCGTTACTGATATCGAAGCACTAAAAACAATGATAGACAATGAAGCTAGTTGTTTTTATGTGCAACAGCCAAATTATCTTGGTAATATTGAAGACCTTGTAGCACTTGGTAAAGTAGTGCATAAGGTAAAAGCAAAATATATTGTAGGCGCTAATCCGATAGCTTTGGCAGTATTACAAACTCCAGCACAAGCAGGTGCTGACATTGTAGTAGGAGAAGCTCAGCCACTTGGTTTACCACTTGGTTTTGGCGGCCCATATTTAGGATTTATGGCGACTACTGATAAAATGATGCGTAAATTGCCAGGCAGATTAGTTGGTCAAACTGTTGATGTTGATGGAAAAAGAGCTTTCGTACTTACATTGCAGGCAAGAGAACAACATATTCGCAGAGAAAAAGCTAGCTCTAATATCTGTTCTAATCAGCAGTGGTGTGCATTAGTAGCTTCAATTTATCTTGCAACTATGGGGGCTAAAGGTTTAGTTGAAGTTGCAGAACAGTCAGTAGCTAAAGCTCATTATTTAGCAGAAGAATTGTCAAAAGCAGGTTTGACTTTAAAATATCAGCAACCATATTTCCATGAATTCGTTACTGTTTCTGCTAAAAATACACAAGATATTATGGATAAATTAGCTCAAAATAATATTTTAGGTGGATTGCCACTAAATGAACGAGAAATATTATGGTGTGCTACAGAAATGAATACTAAAGAAGAAATTGATAAATTAGTTGAATTAGTAAAGGCGGTGTAG